One genomic region from Conexibacter woesei Iso977N encodes:
- a CDS encoding DUF11 domain-containing protein yields MRTAAVPRTPRTTLAVLATTVGLLAFAGSAQAAPGTVTGPSGLSLEVSDTTPAPGEGITFEFTYTVRPGDVGDINIFAFGDGQDSGQASENLQDLSFVTCGDGGLVDCGYDLTRTVSKFQGVSDASSPAAGTVISGGAAFTVSSSATDGEHISMFGHHANSGTGDTQTSRLTLTIGGPRADLGVGLTATGSLLGSTINYDAAVTNNGPAAATSATITTQLSSQATSITSSTCTFSATTHQASCPIGALANGATTHARFTANFGLLSLGALNATATRTASAPTDPNAANDSATANCTAVTSLLITC; encoded by the coding sequence ATGCGCACCGCCGCCGTCCCGCGCACGCCCCGGACGACGCTCGCCGTCCTCGCGACCACCGTCGGCCTGCTGGCCTTCGCCGGCTCGGCGCAGGCGGCCCCCGGCACGGTGACGGGCCCCAGCGGCCTGTCGCTGGAGGTGTCGGACACCACGCCGGCACCGGGCGAGGGGATCACCTTCGAGTTCACCTACACCGTCCGGCCCGGCGACGTCGGCGACATCAACATCTTCGCCTTCGGCGACGGCCAGGACAGCGGCCAGGCCTCCGAGAACCTCCAGGATCTGAGCTTCGTCACCTGCGGCGACGGCGGCCTGGTCGACTGCGGCTACGACCTCACGCGGACCGTCTCCAAGTTCCAGGGCGTGTCGGACGCGAGCAGCCCGGCGGCGGGCACGGTGATCAGCGGCGGCGCGGCGTTCACGGTGTCCAGCAGCGCGACCGACGGCGAGCACATCTCGATGTTCGGCCACCACGCCAACAGCGGCACGGGCGACACGCAGACCTCGCGCCTGACGCTGACGATCGGCGGGCCCAGGGCCGACCTCGGGGTCGGGCTGACGGCGACCGGGTCGCTGCTGGGCAGCACCATCAACTACGACGCCGCGGTGACCAACAACGGGCCGGCGGCGGCGACGTCGGCGACGATCACCACGCAGCTGTCGTCGCAGGCGACGTCGATCACGTCGTCGACCTGCACGTTCTCGGCGACGACGCACCAGGCCAGCTGCCCGATCGGCGCGCTCGCCAACGGCGCGACGACCCACGCCAGGTTCACGGCCAACTTCGGGCTGCTCAGCCTCGGCGCGCTGAACGCCACCGCCACCCGGACCGCCAGCGCACCCACCGACCCCAACGCCGCCAACGACAGCGCGACGGCCAACTGCACCGCGGTCACGTCGCTGCTCATCACCTGCTGA